Sequence from the uncultured Draconibacterium sp. genome:
CAAATTCAACTTCTGTTTTGTCACTCGTAACCTCGCTTTTTGGCAAGAAAAGAATAAATGTCGATTCGTACATATCCTGATCCTTCAAAATTATCGTATTTCCGGCCATTTGAATTTTGCCATCATGAGAGATAACACGCAATTCAAGCGGAAGTTCGTTGTGTGTTTTATTAACTATTTTAATGTTGTAAACGTTCGATAATGTTGTGTCCTGCTCCTGGTAAAGCAAGCCCGGTGAGCGTAAAATAGTTGTTTCCAGTACCGGCCTCGTAAACAGTGTATAAACAAAAAACGAGAAGATAAATAGCAGCACAACCGAATAAGCCCGGTTACGTGTATTCCATATTGAATTTTGCTGACCCTTAATTTGGGCTTCAGAAGCATAACGGATTAAACCCGGAGGTTTGCCGGTAACATGCATAATTTTGTTACACTGGTCGATACATGCTGTGCAGTTGATACATTCCAGCTGCGAGCCGTTGCGGATATCAATTCCGGTTGGGCACACTGAAATACACTGTTTACAATCGGTACAATCTCCATCGCCGTGCCCGCCGCGTGGTTCGCCCCGCACATAATCATAAGTAACGGCAATCGATTTCGAGTCGAGTAAAACGCCCTGCATACGTCCGTATGGGCAAAGCATTATACAAATTTGTTCGCGTAAAAAGGAATACACCCAATAGAAAAATGCCGAAACAAGCAGCATTATCAAAAAACCTGAAATGTTTTGACTGATCGGTTCCTGTATCATTTTAATCCAGCTGTCGCTGCCAATAAACCACATCAGAAAAACATTGGTCATGGCAACCGAAATAAGAATGAAAATACCGTGTTTCAGCGTTTTCTTAAAGATTTTTTTTATGGTCCACGGACTGTTATCCAGTTTATGACGCTCGCGGTAATCGCCTTCAATCAGGTATTCAATTTTGCGAAATACCATCTCCAGAAATATAGTTTGTGGACAAGTCCATCCGCACCACAGTCGGCCAAAAGTTACCGTAAACAATACCACAAAAAGAACAAACGATAGCATTAAAAGTGCCAGGATGAAAGTATCCTGCGCCCAAAATATGGCCCCGAAAATGATAAATTTCCGGTGTGCAATATCGAGTAATATCAGTGGATTGCCATTCACCCGAATAAATGGTACACCAACCCAAAACAACAATAGAAAGTAGCTAACAATGGTTCGCCTGTTAAACCATTTCCCCGAAGGTTTTTTGGCATATATCCATTTTCGTCCTCCCCGCTCGTTCCAGTTAATGGGGTAGTCTCTGAAGTCGAGTTTTTGATTTGCCATATGTTCAATTTGCAGTTAAAAAAGAAGGGAAACAACGTTTCCCAACTCTTTTAAAGGTATTTATTTTTTACTCACATTTTTCTCCTTGCGGATCTTTGGCATTGGCCGGATTTGTTCCTCTGAGTGACATGATATAACTGGCCACTTTTTGGATTTTCTCGTCGCTCATTTGTGTTTTATAAGCGGTCATCCCTTTTGCCGGCACCCCATTTTTAATGGTATTAAAAGCACTTTCGAAATCGCACCCGTGCAGCGTGTAATTATCAGTCAGGTTAGGACCAATCGCATTTCCTTCGCCGTTCATGCCATGGCAGGCCATACATGCCAAATCGGTGTAAATTTGCTTTCCTTCAGCAAGCGATTCTTCATCGGTAAAAGCTACAAGGTCGTCAGCCGAAAGCGATGCGATCTGGTATTTATCGTCGTGCTGCGCCGATTTTTGTACATATTCTTCATCCTGCAGATTACCTTCTTTTAACCAGAAATAATAAGCGGCGTAAATAATCGACCAGCCAATGGTGATATAAAATAACATCATAATCCATCGTGGTGGCGGATTATCCAATTCCAAAATACCATCGTAATCGTGGTCCATCAGGTGCTCATCCTGCTCCAGTATTTGTTTGTTTTTATCTGACATAGCTGTATTTTTTAAGTATTGATAGAATTAGAATCGCCATCGATTAGAATAGAATTCTTAATATCTTCCATTTCCTGGTTTGGAATGCGCATGGTGCGGATAAAGATCACGATAAAAAGAAGCACAAAAATGAGTAATCCGATGATGTAAAAAATCTGGATTCCTTCGATACTTGTTAATAGATTACTTACGATCTTCATTTTCCTTGTTTTGTAGTGTTGTTAATACGTAGCTTGTCAACTGCAGAATTTGTTTTTCAGAAAACTGCATTTTATATGGAATCATACCTTTAGCTACATTGCCTTCAGAAATATCTTTGAAAACCTGTTCCGGCGAATTTCCGTGTAGCCACTCGTCGTCAACCAGATTGGGGAATGTGCCAACTCCTGTTCCGTCTTTTCCATGGCAAACCACACAGGTTGATTGAAACATCTTTTCTCCGGCAGCCAGGTCTTCAGCACTTGTTAAAAGCTTAACCTCTTTTTGAGCGGCGGCCTCGGTAAATGATTCCGAATGGAGTTCAACTTGGGCAACTTCCGGCTGGTCAGAAATGTCTTTTCCCAGTTTATGCATGTAGGCAATCATTGCCACGATTTGCTTTTTGGCATCGGTTTCAATACCCGATTCTTTCAAGTCAGCAACAATTCCTTCAGCCTGGGCCAGGTAGTCATCAACGGCTTTTTCGTCGTATCCTTCAGGGTAAGGAACGCCCAGTGTTTGCATCGCCCTGATCTTTTTCGGTGTTTGTGAAAGGTCGGTATTCTTAATCGCCAGCCATGCATAATTCGGCATTATCGATTGTTCGTTCATTTTCTGCGGATCCATAAAATGGTTGTAGTGCCATGCTGCATTTTTATACATTGGTCCGCCAACTACTCCGGCGCGCGCTAAATCGGGACCGGTACGTTTCGATCCCCATTGGAACGGATAGTCGTAAACAAACTCGCCAATTTTTGAGTACTCGCCATAACGGTCGGTTTCCCAGCGGAACGGGCGAACCATTTGCGAGTGACACACATAACAACCTTCTTTTACATACAGGTCGCGGCCCTCCAGCTCAAGCGGTGTATAAGGTTTCACCGAATCGATAGTTGGTACGTTCGATTTAATAAATATCATCGGAATAATCTCAACAGCTCCACCAATAGCCAGTGCAAAAAATACCAGGATCGAAAAACGAACGCCTTTTCTTTCCATCCAGCGGTGTATGGTTTCTTTCATCGGGTTGCGGGCTCCGGCCAATACAAGGGCAGGTGCTTCGGCAGCTTCATCGTTAACAAAACTTCCGGCAGCCATTGTTTTTGCCAGGTTGAATACCATGATAAGGAATCCAACAAGGAACAGAATTCCGGCAAAAATACGAGCGATGTACATCGGAATCAGCTGTGTTACTGTTTCAAGGAAGTTCGGATACTGAAGGAAACCTTCGTCGGTGAAGTTTCTCCACATCAACCATTGAGTAACAGCTGCCCAGTAAAGCGGGATGGCATAAATTAAAATTGCCAGAGTAGACAACCAAAAGTGTGTATTGGCTAATTTCTCAGAGAATAGTTTTGTTTTAAACAACTTTGGCACCAGCCAGTAAAGCATACCAAATACAAGACCGCCGTTCCAGCCCATACCACCAATGTGTACGTGAGCGATAGTCCAGTCGGTAAAGTGGGTAATCTGGTTTACTGATTTTAACGACATCATCGGACCTTCGAAAGTAGACATACCGTAAGCCGTTACTGCCACCACCATAAACTTCAGTGCGGCGCTGTCGCGAACACGGTCCCAGGCACCACGCAGAGTAAGCAAACCGTTTATCATACCCCCCCAACTTGGGGCAATCAGCATTATCGAGAAAGTTACACCTAAAGCTTGTGCCCAATCGGGTAAAGCCTGGTATAACAAGTGGTGTGGCCCTGCCCACATGTATAAAAATATAAGCGACCAAAAGTGAATGATCGACAGTTTGTACGAATAAATCGGACGATTAGCCGCTTTTGGCAGATAATAGTACATTAGCCCAAGAAACGGAGTTGTAAGGAAAAATGCCACGGCATTGTGTCCGTACCACCACTGAACAACTGCGTCTTGCGCACCTGCATAAATAGAGTAACTTTTAAACAACGAAACCGGGAGTTCGAATGAGTTTACCACGTGCAACATGGCCACGCCAAGGAAAGTTGCCAGGTACCACCAGATGGCTGCATAAATATGCTGCACACGGCGAACAACAATTGTTCCGATCATGTTCCATCCAAAAACCACCCAAATAATGGTAATCAAAATATCAATAGGCCATTCCAGTTCGGCATATTCTTTCGAGGTGGTAAATCCTGCCAGCAGCGTAACGGCTGCCAGAACAATAATAAGTTGCCAGCCCCAAAAGTGGATTTTGCTTAAGGTGTCGCTAAACATTCTGGTTTTAAGCAATTTCTGCATGGAGTAATAAACGCCGGCAAAAATGGCATTTCCTACAAATGCAAAAATAATGGCATTGGTATGTAGCGGCCTCACCCTTCCGAAAGTGGTAAATTCGAGACCAAAGTTGAATACAGGGAAGGCCAGCTGTGCCGCAGCAAGAATACCTACCAGTACGCCAACAACACCCCAAAGCAGTGTAGCCAGAATAAACAACTTAACTATTTTGTTGTCGTAATTAAATTTTTGATTTTCCATGAGTTGGATAATTATTTTTTATTATTCTTTTTTTCTTCATTGGTGTCCGATTCCGATTCCACATCGTCGTCATCAAAAAGCATCCGCATCGATGGAGTTTCGTTATCATCGTATTGCCCCGACCGAACCGACCAGATAAATGCGCCCAAAAAAATGAGTGCTACCAGTAAACTTACTCCTATAAGCAGATAAAAAATGTTCATTTATTGTTTTTTGCCGGCTCTGCTAATCTTAAAAATCTGAAAAACAACATAGCCAATTGTTCCCCAGGCACCCAAAACAGCTGCCAGGTAAGATAACAACAGCCAAACCTGTACATTTTCGTTAGTCGACCAAAGCACGTCTTTTTTTATCAACTTTGGAGTTGGTTTTGGCTGTCCTACTTTTGCAGCATCAAGTACAACATCTTCAGTAATAAATCCCTCGCCCAGGTCAATAACCAGCGTTACCATTCCCTGTTCGTCGCCAATCAGGCTTTCAGGAATATGATATTCTGCACGTCCTTCTTTATTGGTCAGAACCTGTCCGATGGGAAGTGTACCAAAAGCTTTTTTTGCGCCAATTGAAATTGGCGTTTCAGCCAATACCACATAATTACTGTCTTTATCCTGGTACTCGGCAAATACTTCTACCTGTCGTTGTTCTTCATTTACCGAAGCCAAAATCTTAGCCTTTTTTGGTGGTTCTTCTATCAATACCGGTTCGTTCTCCGGATTGAAGTTGCGAATGTAGTTCACCAAACGCCAGCGGTCGTCTTCCGAAATAGTGGTTTCGAACTGTGGCATACCGCCGCGGCCGTGTGTGATTTTATAGAATAACTCGCCATCGGTGTTGGCTTGCATTATGTCGCTGGCAAAATCGGGTGGGTGAGGCACCAATGGTAATCCATTATTTTTGCCCGGATCTCCGTGACACGATTTACAGTCGCGCAAGTATATTTCTTTTCCTTTTTTTACGTTGTCGAGATTATATTCCGATGGATTCTGAACACTTTTCTGATCTTCAGGAACCAACCATTCCTGAGCCATTCCCTGCTGTGCAAGAAAAAATAATGCTACAAATAATAATTTGATCTTCATGTTCGTCTATTTTTTTGGTTCAGAGAGGATTTCTTTTTCTACACCTTTTTCTTCAGCATATTCCCAAATGGTAATTACCGGGAACATTTTTGCCAGAACAGTAATAATAAGCAGCGCAGCTGCAAACGAGAAAATGGTAATCATTATCTCGATACTTGTTGGTGAGTAATGTTTAAAATAATCAGGAACATTTTGTACCGGCAAAAACGGGTGCTCCATTGTAGGAATTACAATAATGTAACGTTTTAACCACGATGCAATGAGTACGAAAACTGATATAATTGTTAATGGTAACGGTTTTCTGAAGAATTTAAAAAGCATTAGGAATATCGGTAAAATCAAACCTGTCATTTGTGTCCACCAAAACATGGGAGCAAAACTTCCCACAAAAAGGTTGCGCAGGTGAATTCCTTCAGCGGTTTTCATTTTATAAGCAGGTACCCAAAATTCGTTGATGTTAAAATAAAGGTAAACCAGGCAAACAAAAACCAGCAGTTTCCCCATGTAATCGAAATGCAGATCTTCAAAATATTCGCCTAAACGGTAACGAACGCGATAGGCGTACATTAATATTACTACTGCTGCGGCACCGGCAACAAATGCACCAGCCACAAAGTAAGGCCCAAAAATGGTGGTATCCCAACCCGAACGCAAGGTGGCTGCAAACAACCACGATGTTACGGTGTGGATGGATAAACCTACCGGAATGATGAGAATCATAAGAATACGCATGGCATGGTATACCAGCTTGTATTGTTCGGCATTTCCGTTCCAGCCAAGCGCCATTATTTTATATATCTTCATTTTCCAGGCGGGAATATCATCACCACCCCTGTCGCGAATTAATGCCAGGTCGGGGATGAGCGGAATATAATAAAGCAATACCGAAATGGTAAGGTAGGTAGTAACTACAGTTACGTCCCAGATAATTGGCGAGGCAAAACGTCCGTGTAAAAATACATTAAGAAAACGGTCGGGGCGCCCCATGTCGTTTACAATAATAATACCTGCTAAAGCTACTCCGGCAATTGCCACCTGCTCCGCAACACGCGAAATGGGGTGCGACCACTTTATTTTTAACAAGTGTAATGAAGAGCTTATTAAAAACCCGATTAGGCTAATGGCCACAAAAAATACAAAGTTGGCAATGTACATTCCCCACGAAACATAATCGCGCATTCCGGTAACACCCAGTCCGTCGCGAATTTGTATTCCCCAGCCCCACAGTCCAACGCCGGCAAACATGATGAGTATGAAATACCAAAAATTCGTGAGCTCGTCGCGTTTTACAATCGAGCGGGTGAGGTCGAAAGTTATTTTATCCAATAATTTCCGGGCTTCTTCCGGCGATTTTGTTTTTTCCATCGTTTAAAGTTTAGTCGGTTTATGAGTGGTGATCTTCAATTTCGCCCTGAAACGGGAAAGCCCTGTCTTTTGGAGGCAGGTAATAAACACGAGGTTTGGTACCCAGCTCAGGCATTAAAGTATAAGCTGCATTGTCTCTTACTAACTTGCTAAAGCTAACCGTTTCGTGTGTAGTTCCGTTTGTAACCGCATCTTCGTTTTGGTCGCCAAACCAGTAAACTCCGTTGGGGCACGACGAAACACAAGTTGGTAGTTTCCCGTCGCGTAAACGGTCGGCACTAAATAAACATTTTGAGATAGTACCTTTTTTCTGCGGAACGTTGGCTTCTATATTATAAGTAACACCTTCGTATTTTTCCGCATCGCGTGGCTCGAACCAGTTGAAAACCCTTGCCGAATACGGACATGCAGCAATACAGAAACGACAGCCGATACAGCGCTCATTATCAATAAGAACAATGCCGTCTTCGCGTTTAAACGTTGCGTTAACCGGACATACTTTTGTACATGGCGGGTTATCGCAATGCTGACACGGTTTTGGCATGTAATACGGAGCGGTGTCTTCAGCATCCTGCATTTGTAATACATTAATATGGTGTTGCTCCGGACGCAACTGGTGGTGTTTCTGACAGCCTTTCATACACTCGCGTGCATTCCGGCATTTCGATAAATCGATAACCATCACAAATTTGCGGCCTGGTAAGCCCTTTCTTCCCCGCTTTTGCTGCTCTGTGAGGTTCGGCATATCAGCAGGTTTAAGCTGTGCTTTGTTCACTTCAACAAGTTCTCCGCTCGATGTAAGCAGCTTAATTGTATCTCCCGAGGCGGTCTCTACCTGGTTGCATGAACTTAAAAGACTGGAGCCTCCAACCAGGCCGGCTGCACCAACCGACACACCCAACTTTTTCACGAAACTTCTGCGTGATTTATTTTCCATAAACTGACATTTTTTTTAGAACTATAGTGCTGAAATCAATGCTTATTTCAGCTAAATTTAGTTTCACAACCTTACGAATTTATAAAATAAGCACAAAGCTACAAACTATTTGTGGGCTGTGTTAAATAAAAGACAAAAATGACTTTAAATGTTAGAAGTGAGTAAGTTACAGTGTTTTTATCTGTTTGTGAAATTTTATTTTTGCTTTAATAACTTGATCTCTGATGAGATAGGTTTTTGAGCCCAAAAAAATATTTTTTTCAGGTGAACAAATACATTTTCATGTTGTTTATAAAGGATTTTTTGAAGGACTGAACCTGATAGAAATGTAACTAAAATCACATATAAATGTGTTGTAAAACATATTTATAAATAAGCCTTCGCTGCTTGACAAGTGGCATAAAATTACAGGATTCCCTGAAAATTCAAGCCTTTAAATGTAATTATCTTCAGCTAAAAAATTACCCTAAAAAAGGCAATTGATAAAAAAATAAAAGAAACTGATTCTTTACATAAACATTATCAGGCTTTTGTGGTTTTAAGATATTAAAAAGGTAAAAAGGTATTATTGTGTTTCGCTGTAAACAGGGGTTTGTAAAACTTAAAAACGATAATAACGTACTACTCATTTAAAAACTAAATAAACCTTGCCGTGTATTGATCTGGCTTCTATGAAAAAGACTGTAAACTATATTACAACGTTTCTTGCAGGTATCTTTCTGCTACTTGCTCATGTATCAAATGCTCAAAGCGTAATCAATCCTGCCGCTACCGACGATGATGTTGAAATTGGGGTGGTAGAACATCTCGACGATTATTTACCCGATAGTATCTCACTTATTAATGAAGTCGGCGAACAGGTTTGGTTAGCCGATCTTATTGATAAGCCTACCATTCTGAATTTTGTGTATTATCGCTGTCCCGGAATTTGCAGCCCGCTAATGGAAGCTGTTGCCGGTGTGATGGACAAATCAGATCTTGTTCCAGGAGAAGATTACCAGGTGCTTACCATAAGTTTCGACCCAAGCGAAACAATTGATCTGGGAATACGGAAAAAGAAGAATTACCTGCAATTAATGAATAATCCTGAAAAAGTGGAGGAAGCAAAAACAGGTTGGTTGTTTTTTGTTTCCGATAGTTTGAGTATTGCCAGGGCTACCAATGCTACAGGTTTTAAATACAAAAGAACGGGGAACAATTTTCTGCATGCAGCATCGTTAACGGTTGTGAGCCCCGATGAAAAAATTACCCGTTATTTAAATGGACTGTACTTTTTGCCGTTCGAATGGAAAATGGCCATTGTAGAAGCCTCGAAAGGCCAGTCGGGACCGACCCTGAACAAAGTATTGCGTTTTTGTTATTCCTACGATCCGCAAGGACAAACATATGTATTAAATGTAACTAAAGTAAGCGGAGTCATAATAATATTTTTCGGACTGGTATTACTGCTGTTCCTGGTATTAAAACCAAAGAAAAAAGTAAATTAAACTAAACTTTATGCATACAACAAATGCTGTTAATGGAGCAAATTACTTAACCTATCAGGGGAAATACAAGGGTTTGCTTGGATGGATTTTATCTACTGACCATAAACGTATTGGTCTTCTTTATTTGTATTCGATAGCTGCGATGTTTACAACAGGTGTTTTGTTGGGACTGGCCATGAAATTTGAATTGCTGGCGCCCGGTAAAACTATTATGGATGCACAAACTTATAACGCTACGTTTACAGTTCATGGTGTTATAATGATTTTTATGGTGGTGGTACCCGGTTTACCCGCGGTTTTCGGAAACCTCATGATGCCGATAATGATTGGTGCTAAAGATGTGGCTTTTCCAAAGCTGAACCTGCTCTCGTGGTGGTTGTACGTTACCGGAGTAATTTTAGTGCTCTGTGCTTTGTTATTTGGCTCGGGTTCGCCCGACACCGGCTGGACCTTTTATGCACCCTACAGTTTTAAAACCGGAACCAATTTGCTGCCCGCCGTATTCGGGGCCTTTGTTTTAGGCTTCTCTTCCATCTTAACCGGGTTAAACTTTTTGGTCACGATCCACCGCTTGCGTTGCCCCGGATTGAAATGGACAAAACTTCCGTTATTCGTATGGACTTTATACGGAACAGCCTGGATTCAATTGCTGGCAACACCGGTGGTTGGAATCACCC
This genomic interval carries:
- the ccoG gene encoding cytochrome c oxidase accessory protein CcoG — encoded protein: MANQKLDFRDYPINWNERGGRKWIYAKKPSGKWFNRRTIVSYFLLLFWVGVPFIRVNGNPLILLDIAHRKFIIFGAIFWAQDTFILALLMLSFVLFVVLFTVTFGRLWCGWTCPQTIFLEMVFRKIEYLIEGDYRERHKLDNSPWTIKKIFKKTLKHGIFILISVAMTNVFLMWFIGSDSWIKMIQEPISQNISGFLIMLLVSAFFYWVYSFLREQICIMLCPYGRMQGVLLDSKSIAVTYDYVRGEPRGGHGDGDCTDCKQCISVCPTGIDIRNGSQLECINCTACIDQCNKIMHVTGKPPGLIRYASEAQIKGQQNSIWNTRNRAYSVVLLFIFSFFVYTLFTRPVLETTILRSPGLLYQEQDTTLSNVYNIKIVNKTHNELPLELRVISHDGKIQMAGNTIILKDQDMYESTFILFLPKSEVTSDKTEVEFGVFSNNELIETYKASFVGP
- the ccoN gene encoding cytochrome-c oxidase, cbb3-type subunit I, with product MENQKFNYDNKIVKLFILATLLWGVVGVLVGILAAAQLAFPVFNFGLEFTTFGRVRPLHTNAIIFAFVGNAIFAGVYYSMQKLLKTRMFSDTLSKIHFWGWQLIIVLAAVTLLAGFTTSKEYAELEWPIDILITIIWVVFGWNMIGTIVVRRVQHIYAAIWWYLATFLGVAMLHVVNSFELPVSLFKSYSIYAGAQDAVVQWWYGHNAVAFFLTTPFLGLMYYYLPKAANRPIYSYKLSIIHFWSLIFLYMWAGPHHLLYQALPDWAQALGVTFSIMLIAPSWGGMINGLLTLRGAWDRVRDSAALKFMVVAVTAYGMSTFEGPMMSLKSVNQITHFTDWTIAHVHIGGMGWNGGLVFGMLYWLVPKLFKTKLFSEKLANTHFWLSTLAILIYAIPLYWAAVTQWLMWRNFTDEGFLQYPNFLETVTQLIPMYIARIFAGILFLVGFLIMVFNLAKTMAAGSFVNDEAAEAPALVLAGARNPMKETIHRWMERKGVRFSILVFFALAIGGAVEIIPMIFIKSNVPTIDSVKPYTPLELEGRDLYVKEGCYVCHSQMVRPFRWETDRYGEYSKIGEFVYDYPFQWGSKRTGPDLARAGVVGGPMYKNAAWHYNHFMDPQKMNEQSIMPNYAWLAIKNTDLSQTPKKIRAMQTLGVPYPEGYDEKAVDDYLAQAEGIVADLKESGIETDAKKQIVAMIAYMHKLGKDISDQPEVAQVELHSESFTEAAAQKEVKLLTSAEDLAAGEKMFQSTCVVCHGKDGTGVGTFPNLVDDEWLHGNSPEQVFKDISEGNVAKGMIPYKMQFSEKQILQLTSYVLTTLQNKENEDRK
- a CDS encoding 4Fe-4S dicluster domain-containing protein; this translates as MENKSRRSFVKKLGVSVGAAGLVGGSSLLSSCNQVETASGDTIKLLTSSGELVEVNKAQLKPADMPNLTEQQKRGRKGLPGRKFVMVIDLSKCRNARECMKGCQKHHQLRPEQHHINVLQMQDAEDTAPYYMPKPCQHCDNPPCTKVCPVNATFKREDGIVLIDNERCIGCRFCIAACPYSARVFNWFEPRDAEKYEGVTYNIEANVPQKKGTISKCLFSADRLRDGKLPTCVSSCPNGVYWFGDQNEDAVTNGTTHETVSFSKLVRDNAAYTLMPELGTKPRVYYLPPKDRAFPFQGEIEDHHS
- the nrfD gene encoding NrfD/PsrC family molybdoenzyme membrane anchor subunit, which translates into the protein MEKTKSPEEARKLLDKITFDLTRSIVKRDELTNFWYFILIMFAGVGLWGWGIQIRDGLGVTGMRDYVSWGMYIANFVFFVAISLIGFLISSSLHLLKIKWSHPISRVAEQVAIAGVALAGIIIVNDMGRPDRFLNVFLHGRFASPIIWDVTVVTTYLTISVLLYYIPLIPDLALIRDRGGDDIPAWKMKIYKIMALGWNGNAEQYKLVYHAMRILMILIIPVGLSIHTVTSWLFAATLRSGWDTTIFGPYFVAGAFVAGAAAVVILMYAYRVRYRLGEYFEDLHFDYMGKLLVFVCLVYLYFNINEFWVPAYKMKTAEGIHLRNLFVGSFAPMFWWTQMTGLILPIFLMLFKFFRKPLPLTIISVFVLIASWLKRYIIVIPTMEHPFLPVQNVPDYFKHYSPTSIEIMITIFSFAAALLIITVLAKMFPVITIWEYAEEKGVEKEILSEPKK
- a CDS encoding SCO family protein: MKKTVNYITTFLAGIFLLLAHVSNAQSVINPAATDDDVEIGVVEHLDDYLPDSISLINEVGEQVWLADLIDKPTILNFVYYRCPGICSPLMEAVAGVMDKSDLVPGEDYQVLTISFDPSETIDLGIRKKKNYLQLMNNPEKVEEAKTGWLFFVSDSLSIARATNATGFKYKRTGNNFLHAASLTVVSPDEKITRYLNGLYFLPFEWKMAIVEASKGQSGPTLNKVLRFCYSYDPQGQTYVLNVTKVSGVIIIFFGLVLLLFLVLKPKKKVN
- a CDS encoding cytochrome c; its protein translation is MKIKLLFVALFFLAQQGMAQEWLVPEDQKSVQNPSEYNLDNVKKGKEIYLRDCKSCHGDPGKNNGLPLVPHPPDFASDIMQANTDGELFYKITHGRGGMPQFETTISEDDRWRLVNYIRNFNPENEPVLIEEPPKKAKILASVNEEQRQVEVFAEYQDKDSNYVVLAETPISIGAKKAFGTLPIGQVLTNKEGRAEYHIPESLIGDEQGMVTLVIDLGEGFITEDVVLDAAKVGQPKPTPKLIKKDVLWSTNENVQVWLLLSYLAAVLGAWGTIGYVVFQIFKISRAGKKQ
- a CDS encoding cbb3-type cytochrome c oxidase N-terminal domain-containing protein, which gives rise to MSDKNKQILEQDEHLMDHDYDGILELDNPPPRWIMMLFYITIGWSIIYAAYYFWLKEGNLQDEEYVQKSAQHDDKYQIASLSADDLVAFTDEESLAEGKQIYTDLACMACHGMNGEGNAIGPNLTDNYTLHGCDFESAFNTIKNGVPAKGMTAYKTQMSDEKIQKVASYIMSLRGTNPANAKDPQGEKCE
- the ccoS gene encoding cbb3-type cytochrome oxidase assembly protein CcoS; this translates as MNIFYLLIGVSLLVALIFLGAFIWSVRSGQYDDNETPSMRMLFDDDDVESESDTNEEKKNNKK